A section of the Harmonia axyridis chromosome 2, icHarAxyr1.1, whole genome shotgun sequence genome encodes:
- the LOC123673969 gene encoding phospholipase A2-like isoform X1, with amino-acid sequence MILVVFILFAQLVAKSCESDIIFKRKVENTGDEDKSREGRINIIFPGTKWCGKGDIARGEEDLGLFKKTDACCRTHDNCPDFMNGHQTVHNLTNPNFFTRLSCDCDMKFYNCLKDAGGPVSRDIGVLYFNLLNTQCYKEDFPIKGCRKHSYFPRKKCLDYVLDGSKEKVYQFFDLPRY; translated from the exons ATGATTTTAGTTGTATTTATACTTTTTGCTCAACTGGTCGCAAAAAGTTGTGAATCTGATATCATCTTCAAAAGAAAGGTTGAGAATACTGGCGATGAAGACAAATCTAGAGAAGGGAGGataaacattatttttccaG GAACGAAATGGTGTGGAAAAGGAGATATAGCTAGAGGTGAAGAAGATCTTGGGTTGTTCAAGAAAACCGACGCATGTTGTCGGACGCACGATAACtgtccagattttatgaatggGCACCAGACAGTGCATAATTTAAcaaatccaaattttttcacTCG TTTGTCCTGCGACTGCGATATGAAATTCTACAATTGCTTGAAAGATGCTGGTGGTCCAGTATCTCGAGATATCGGAGTGCTTTATTTCAACTTGCTGAATACACAATGCTATAAAGAAGATTTCCCTATAAAAGGATGCAGAAAACATTCATATTTTCC acGAAAGAAATGCCTGGATTATGTACTAGATGGGAGTAAAGAAAAGGTGTACCAATTCTTTGATTTGCCGAGATATTGA
- the LOC123673969 gene encoding phospholipase A2-like isoform X2, whose translation MTYVVLTFPNTRTRKHSATNFGTKWCGKGDIARGEEDLGLFKKTDACCRTHDNCPDFMNGHQTVHNLTNPNFFTRLSCDCDMKFYNCLKDAGGPVSRDIGVLYFNLLNTQCYKEDFPIKGCRKHSYFPRKKCLDYVLDGSKEKVYQFFDLPRY comes from the exons ATGACGTATGTAGTGTTGACCTTTCCAAATACAAGGACCAGGAAGCATAGTGCTACAAACTTTG GAACGAAATGGTGTGGAAAAGGAGATATAGCTAGAGGTGAAGAAGATCTTGGGTTGTTCAAGAAAACCGACGCATGTTGTCGGACGCACGATAACtgtccagattttatgaatggGCACCAGACAGTGCATAATTTAAcaaatccaaattttttcacTCG TTTGTCCTGCGACTGCGATATGAAATTCTACAATTGCTTGAAAGATGCTGGTGGTCCAGTATCTCGAGATATCGGAGTGCTTTATTTCAACTTGCTGAATACACAATGCTATAAAGAAGATTTCCCTATAAAAGGATGCAGAAAACATTCATATTTTCC acGAAAGAAATGCCTGGATTATGTACTAGATGGGAGTAAAGAAAAGGTGTACCAATTCTTTGATTTGCCGAGATATTGA